The Ignavibacteriales bacterium genome includes a region encoding these proteins:
- a CDS encoding ribonuclease HII, translated as MTISKPKQKKQVPTLELEATYWAQGLEHIAGVDEAGRGPLAGPVVAGAVILPKGLCIDGVNDSKKLSARQREVLYHRIFDAALSVGVGIVSHEVIDRINIYQASILAMRKAIENLTLPPAIVLADGNSFKHEELRYHNVIDGDALSVTIAASSIVAKVTRDNLMRDYHDQYPEYGFDRHKGYGTRIHVEALRHYGLCPIHRRTFHIPELKELSTEGRSVR; from the coding sequence GTGACGATCTCCAAGCCGAAGCAGAAGAAACAAGTCCCGACGCTCGAGTTGGAAGCGACGTATTGGGCTCAAGGGCTCGAACACATTGCCGGAGTTGATGAGGCAGGGCGTGGACCGCTCGCGGGGCCTGTGGTCGCAGGTGCTGTCATCCTTCCGAAAGGGCTCTGCATCGATGGGGTCAACGATTCGAAAAAGCTGAGCGCCAGGCAGCGGGAAGTGCTCTACCATCGGATCTTCGACGCGGCATTGTCCGTAGGCGTCGGCATCGTGAGCCATGAAGTAATCGATCGGATCAACATTTACCAGGCGTCGATTCTGGCAATGCGAAAAGCGATCGAGAACCTGACACTACCGCCGGCGATCGTTCTTGCGGACGGGAACAGCTTCAAACACGAAGAGCTACGATATCATAACGTGATCGACGGCGATGCGCTCTCGGTGACGATCGCCGCATCCTCAATCGTTGCGAAGGTGACGCGGGATAACCTGATGCGAGACTACCACGACCAGTACCCTGAATACGGATTCGATCGTCACAAGGGATATGGAACCAGGATTCATGTCGAAGCACTTCGGCACTACGGACTCTGCCCGATTCACCGCCGGACATTCCATATCCCGGAACTCAAAGAGCTCTCCACTGAAGGGCGCTCCGTGCGATGA
- a CDS encoding CPBP family intramembrane metalloprotease codes for MSLTHLTEPSMPAPVPPPTAPFVERYGISPVLFAFVCLLIVFVLYQLIGGFLTLLLVGSKVTPDNVMMHRIFTMSGQILFILVPTLMFARLLDHRFAGVFPWRMPKAGESVFAVLSLLFLQEVMQIYMYFQDRIPLPQGLKEIVEPAKQLVEEMFRTLVSANSAWELMLVVLVVSITPAIVEELLFRGLVQSSFERRMKAMNAAIWTGVIFGLFHFNPFALVPLIILGCFFGILRMRSRSIVIAMSLHFLNNGLAVVVSFFQMDDKMVLGAAKGVEINPAAILAQLFLFSMLFVVSFTSYLRVTADVRAADDAHR; via the coding sequence ATGTCCTTGACTCATCTGACCGAACCATCGATGCCCGCACCCGTGCCGCCTCCGACGGCGCCTTTTGTTGAGAGGTACGGCATCTCGCCAGTCTTGTTCGCCTTCGTATGCCTCCTGATCGTCTTCGTGTTGTATCAGCTCATCGGCGGATTCCTCACCCTGTTGTTGGTGGGCAGCAAGGTGACTCCCGACAATGTGATGATGCACAGAATCTTCACGATGTCCGGGCAGATTCTGTTCATACTGGTTCCAACCCTCATGTTCGCGCGGTTGCTGGACCATCGATTCGCCGGTGTGTTCCCATGGCGCATGCCGAAAGCGGGTGAGTCGGTCTTTGCGGTTCTTAGCCTTCTCTTTCTTCAGGAGGTTATGCAAATATATATGTATTTCCAGGACCGGATCCCCCTCCCTCAAGGGCTGAAAGAGATTGTCGAACCAGCGAAGCAACTCGTGGAAGAGATGTTCCGCACACTCGTCTCGGCCAACAGTGCGTGGGAACTCATGCTCGTGGTTCTTGTCGTAAGCATTACACCCGCAATCGTGGAAGAGCTTCTGTTTCGCGGACTGGTGCAAAGCAGCTTTGAACGGAGAATGAAAGCCATGAATGCCGCGATCTGGACGGGCGTTATCTTCGGTTTATTCCATTTTAACCCGTTCGCGCTTGTGCCCTTGATTATTCTGGGTTGTTTTTTTGGGATTCTCCGGATGCGTTCGAGAAGCATCGTAATTGCGATGAGCCTTCATTTCCTGAACAACGGACTCGCCGTGGTCGTCTCGTTTTTCCAGATGGATGACAAGATGGTTCTCGGCGCCGCCAAAGGAGTGGAGATCAACCCTGCAGCGATCCTTGCGCAGCTCTTCCTGTTTTCCATGCTTTTCGTTGTTTCATTCACCTCCTATCTGCGTGTGACGGCTGACGTAAGAGCGGCGGATGACGCCCATAGGTAG
- a CDS encoding glycosyltransferase family 9 protein, with protein MKERTFENVLIVRTDRIGDVVLTLPMVPVLRESMPRIRISMLLRSYTSALVEGFAGLDHIISCDTSGEQKGFLALLAELRAQRFDLAIVSHPTLRIALLTALAGVPVRVGSGYRWYSFLFNKRVFEHRKTAERHEAEYNLSLLQEIGIRTPGVPRIILPLAKGAHEAAAEELKRLGIGQTERFVVIHPGSGGSARDWSAQNFGDLAKGLAADGARVVVTGIAAEEELVRQVLTRAGGAAVGSVGRMPLKVLAAFLGNAELFVSNSTGPLHIAAATGTPVIAFYPPILACSPRRWGPLSDRKAVFMADNVVCPRCKGGPCQGNDCMDQIKVGEVLNAARNLISRKERS; from the coding sequence GTGAAAGAACGCACATTTGAGAATGTTCTCATCGTTCGGACCGATCGGATCGGTGATGTCGTTCTGACACTCCCGATGGTCCCGGTGTTGCGTGAGAGCATGCCGCGGATCAGAATCTCGATGCTGCTTCGGTCTTACACCAGCGCGTTGGTTGAAGGATTTGCCGGGCTCGATCACATCATTTCCTGCGACACATCGGGGGAGCAGAAGGGGTTTCTTGCGTTGCTTGCAGAGCTTCGGGCTCAGCGATTTGATCTTGCCATTGTTTCCCACCCGACTCTCCGTATTGCACTTCTGACAGCGCTTGCCGGTGTGCCGGTACGCGTGGGGTCGGGATATCGATGGTATTCGTTCCTATTCAACAAGAGAGTTTTTGAGCACCGCAAAACCGCTGAGAGGCATGAGGCGGAATACAACCTTTCGTTGCTTCAGGAAATTGGGATTCGCACTCCAGGCGTTCCCCGAATCATACTCCCCCTCGCGAAAGGGGCGCATGAAGCCGCCGCCGAAGAACTCAAGAGACTCGGCATTGGGCAGACGGAGAGGTTCGTGGTGATCCACCCGGGTAGCGGAGGATCAGCACGGGATTGGAGTGCGCAGAACTTCGGCGACCTCGCAAAGGGTCTGGCTGCCGATGGTGCCAGAGTCGTTGTCACAGGGATTGCAGCAGAGGAGGAACTGGTGAGGCAGGTATTGACGCGTGCTGGGGGAGCTGCTGTGGGGAGCGTGGGCCGAATGCCGCTCAAGGTCCTGGCGGCGTTTCTTGGTAATGCGGAGCTTTTCGTTTCAAATTCCACGGGGCCGCTGCACATTGCCGCGGCGACCGGAACGCCGGTGATCGCCTTCTATCCCCCTATTCTCGCATGCAGCCCCCGCCGCTGGGGGCCGCTGAGTGACAGGAAGGCTGTCTTCATGGCTGATAATGTCGTGTGCCCGCGCTGTAAAGGGGGGCCATGCCAGGGAAATGACTGCATGGACCAGATCAAGGTTGGGGAAGTGCTGAATGCAGCCCGGAACCTCATTTCCCGGAAAGAACGATCATAA
- a CDS encoding geranylgeranylglycerol-phosphate geranylgeranyltransferase, with translation MNFKNLDPRIELLRPVNLAIVFMTVAVAGVLAKPSGLDWLLIIVASIAASSIAGGGNAINDYFDIKTDKINRPDRPLPRGALKLGDARRLWITTSAFGLVLSLLLGIWGVVIAVVWVGGLYFYSQRLKGTVVAGNVAVAFMTALAFPFGAAVAGRPDLGIYPAIFAFLANLARELLKDVEDVDGDATVGAETLPVKHGPEAGLLGASIAIGVLILTTFVPFVAGVYDLRYLLVVLFVNLALAYVIIAMWYDSTLSNLKRLSLILKVCMVAGIFAVFLGS, from the coding sequence ATGAATTTTAAGAATCTCGACCCGCGCATCGAACTGTTGCGCCCTGTCAACCTTGCGATTGTCTTTATGACTGTCGCGGTTGCGGGCGTCCTTGCCAAACCGTCCGGCTTGGACTGGCTGCTGATCATTGTTGCTTCCATCGCGGCGTCCTCGATTGCCGGCGGTGGAAATGCGATCAACGATTACTTTGACATCAAGACGGACAAAATAAACCGTCCTGATCGCCCGCTGCCGAGGGGAGCGCTCAAACTTGGCGACGCGAGAAGACTCTGGATCACCACATCTGCGTTCGGTCTCGTCTTGAGCCTTCTGCTTGGAATCTGGGGAGTCGTCATTGCAGTCGTCTGGGTTGGCGGGCTATATTTCTACAGCCAGCGTTTGAAAGGAACTGTTGTGGCAGGGAATGTCGCGGTGGCGTTCATGACAGCGCTCGCATTCCCCTTCGGTGCGGCCGTTGCGGGCCGTCCTGATCTCGGCATCTATCCCGCGATCTTCGCATTCCTCGCCAACCTTGCCCGGGAGCTTCTCAAAGACGTCGAGGATGTCGATGGCGATGCAACAGTGGGAGCCGAGACGCTCCCCGTAAAGCATGGTCCTGAGGCGGGGCTCCTTGGAGCGTCGATTGCCATCGGTGTGCTCATCCTGACGACGTTTGTGCCATTTGTTGCCGGAGTGTACGACCTGCGGTATCTGCTCGTTGTTCTCTTTGTGAACCTCGCTCTCGCGTATGTGATTATTGCGATGTGGTATGATTCAACGCTCTCGAATTTGAAGCGGTTAAGTCTTATCTTGAAAGTGTGTATGGTCGCCGGTATCTTTGCCGTGTTTCTTGGTTCCTGA
- the rimO gene encoding 30S ribosomal protein S12 methylthiotransferase RimO, translating into MTTFKNNLKPKISIVTLGCSKNLVDSEVLLGQLTGGKANIVDDVDDADIAVINTCGFIEAAKQESIDAILEAVERKNQGKLKKVVVMGCLSERFAKDLAAEIPSVDAYFGSHHIAQIVRELGVEYREELLGERQLTTPSHYAYLKISEGCDNPCSFCAIPLMRGLHVSRPLGQLVTEAHHLASRGVKELILIGQDTTYYGLDLQKDRQLDALLSELAGVEGIEWIRLMYAYPAKFPKSILSVIRDNPNICRYLDMPIQHVADEVLKSMRRGVTNRSLRDLLSEIKTAVPGIGLRTTLIVGYPNETDDDFEQLCEFVNEVRFHRLGVFTYSQEEGTTAFDLGDPIPTELKEERRARIMELQQRISEEHNESIVGSDVRVLIDRVEDEFFVGRTEWDAPEIDQEVYVKSSAALPIGSFVDAHVTRCTEYDLYAEVSGTTIDRRI; encoded by the coding sequence GTGACCACTTTCAAAAATAACCTGAAGCCGAAAATCAGCATCGTGACTCTGGGATGTTCGAAGAACCTCGTAGACAGCGAAGTGCTGCTTGGGCAGCTTACCGGAGGGAAGGCAAACATTGTCGATGACGTGGACGACGCCGACATTGCTGTGATCAATACATGCGGCTTCATCGAGGCAGCGAAGCAGGAATCCATCGACGCGATTCTCGAGGCGGTCGAGAGGAAGAACCAGGGGAAGCTGAAAAAGGTCGTGGTGATGGGCTGTCTTTCCGAGCGTTTTGCGAAGGATCTTGCGGCTGAAATCCCCAGCGTTGACGCCTATTTTGGCTCCCACCACATCGCTCAAATTGTTCGTGAGCTCGGGGTTGAATACAGGGAGGAGCTTCTCGGTGAACGCCAGCTTACAACACCCTCCCATTACGCGTATCTAAAAATCTCCGAGGGATGCGACAATCCCTGCTCGTTCTGCGCAATTCCGTTGATGCGAGGCCTGCATGTTTCACGGCCGCTCGGACAACTCGTCACCGAAGCGCATCATCTCGCTTCCCGCGGCGTAAAAGAACTCATACTGATCGGTCAGGACACGACGTACTATGGTCTTGACCTGCAGAAGGATCGTCAGCTCGACGCACTGCTGAGCGAGCTCGCAGGTGTTGAGGGAATCGAATGGATCAGGCTGATGTACGCCTATCCCGCGAAATTTCCCAAGAGCATTCTGAGCGTCATCCGCGACAACCCGAACATCTGCCGCTATCTTGACATGCCTATTCAGCACGTTGCGGACGAGGTCCTGAAGTCCATGCGAAGAGGCGTCACGAACCGGTCTCTGAGAGATCTCCTCTCTGAGATCAAGACCGCCGTCCCGGGCATAGGCCTGCGGACAACGCTGATAGTCGGATATCCGAACGAAACCGACGACGATTTTGAGCAGCTGTGCGAATTTGTAAATGAAGTGAGATTCCATCGGCTCGGAGTTTTTACGTACTCTCAGGAAGAGGGGACCACGGCGTTTGACCTGGGTGATCCCATTCCGACAGAGCTTAAAGAAGAGCGACGGGCCAGAATCATGGAATTGCAGCAGCGGATTTCAGAAGAACACAATGAGTCGATCGTTGGGTCGGATGTCAGGGTCCTGATCGACAGAGTTGAAGATGAGTTCTTCGTAGGACGGACGGAGTGGGACGCACCTGAAATTGATCAGGAAGTATACGTAAAGAGCTCGGCGGCCCTGCCAATCGGGAGTTTTGTGGACGCCCATGTGACGCGCTGCACGGAGTACGATCTCTATGCAGAGGTGTCCGGAACCACCATTGATAGAAGGATATAG
- a CDS encoding DUF3108 domain-containing protein, with the protein MMNTMCGRIALTAIILTVAISAEVVSQDSLGRALLSRGSLYGSNTMLRTVPHGAFAEGERLVFDVGYSFITAGEAVMSIPKSDSMFGRSVYQVLFTVNSTKTFSWIYKVDDRYETYLDVLGIFPWHFTQRVREGSYSRDFSAWFDQVKNIAYSGDKQYPIPPYVHDAVSAFYFIRTLDYSKSRIGEKMMLQNFFRDTTYSLEVKFLGRQRIEVDAGTFNCIIVEPLMKEGGLFKSEGRVLIWLTDDERKIPVKVSTKVVVGSIDAELREYSGINGPIGAKVR; encoded by the coding sequence ATGATGAACACGATGTGCGGACGCATTGCATTGACGGCGATTATTCTGACGGTCGCGATTTCCGCTGAAGTTGTGTCGCAAGACTCACTCGGCAGGGCGCTCTTGTCCCGGGGGAGTCTCTACGGGTCGAACACGATGCTCCGTACGGTTCCGCATGGAGCGTTCGCCGAAGGAGAGCGCCTGGTCTTCGATGTGGGTTACAGTTTCATAACCGCCGGGGAAGCAGTCATGAGCATCCCGAAATCCGATTCGATGTTCGGTCGGTCGGTGTATCAGGTTCTCTTCACCGTGAATTCGACGAAGACGTTCTCCTGGATCTATAAGGTGGATGACCGCTACGAGACGTATCTTGATGTGCTCGGGATTTTCCCTTGGCACTTCACGCAAAGGGTGCGGGAGGGATCTTACAGCCGGGATTTCAGCGCCTGGTTCGATCAGGTGAAAAACATCGCGTATTCTGGTGACAAGCAGTACCCAATCCCGCCGTACGTCCATGACGCGGTGTCGGCGTTCTATTTTATCCGGACGCTCGACTACTCGAAGTCCCGCATTGGCGAGAAGATGATGCTGCAGAATTTTTTCAGAGACACAACGTATTCGCTCGAGGTGAAATTCCTGGGCCGGCAGAGGATCGAGGTGGACGCGGGAACGTTCAACTGCATTATTGTCGAGCCGCTCATGAAAGAGGGAGGGCTGTTTAAGAGCGAGGGGAGGGTCCTCATCTGGCTGACTGACGATGAACGGAAGATTCCGGTCAAAGTAAGCACAAAGGTTGTCGTTGGATCCATCGATGCGGAGTTGAGAGAATACTCCGGCATCAACGGCCCCATAGGGGCAAAGGTACGGTAA
- a CDS encoding GWxTD domain-containing protein — MRITRGLFIILGLFGMAMSLVTTGHAQTEMRRGLVEAGPAFYADAIAYASDQPQKSRLDVYVQVPHEEIRFVKEGDQYIGRYEITLSLFSPSKTLTHEQTWTVDVPVAEFSQTTQSKLHSLTHRTVDVEPGNYQMTIQLRDQESRKSSQLKKSLLITDFTKDSLSLSDIMLVNRLSTDGEKRTIVPNIPGSVSNLAEGFFVFFEAYTRHAFDSLVFESKIYDSRKNEVASYTQSEATVGTKTQIFLKLDSTGLRMGTYYLSVVAAGKVGSGTGQVTVKSSTSRTFTVRSADLPVAIIDLQKAIDQLIYIAREAELDYVRSATTEEDKRKRFLEFWSKRDPDPQTQRNELMEEYYGRVQYANQSFTHYLEGWRTDMGMVFIRFGSPDNIERHPFDVDNKPYEIWYYYQLNRQFIFVDETGFGDYRLRYPTTDLWGRMR, encoded by the coding sequence ATGCGCATCACCAGAGGTCTGTTCATCATCTTGGGGTTATTTGGAATGGCGATGTCGCTCGTCACGACCGGGCACGCTCAAACGGAGATGCGGCGGGGGCTCGTGGAAGCCGGACCCGCGTTCTACGCCGATGCCATTGCCTATGCGTCGGATCAACCTCAGAAATCGCGTCTCGATGTCTATGTGCAAGTTCCGCATGAGGAGATCCGGTTCGTCAAAGAAGGGGATCAATACATCGGCCGCTACGAGATTACGCTTTCTCTGTTTAGTCCATCCAAAACTCTGACGCACGAGCAAACCTGGACTGTCGATGTCCCCGTCGCTGAGTTTTCCCAGACCACGCAAAGTAAGCTCCACAGTCTGACACACCGGACCGTGGACGTTGAACCGGGAAATTATCAAATGACGATCCAGCTCCGGGATCAGGAATCGCGCAAGTCTTCTCAGCTGAAGAAGTCGCTTCTCATCACTGATTTCACCAAGGATTCTCTCTCTCTGAGTGATATCATGCTCGTGAACCGGTTGTCGACAGATGGAGAGAAGCGGACGATTGTCCCGAACATCCCGGGAAGCGTCAGCAATCTCGCCGAAGGGTTCTTCGTGTTCTTCGAAGCCTACACGCGGCATGCGTTCGACTCGCTGGTGTTTGAATCGAAGATCTACGATTCGAGGAAAAACGAAGTGGCCAGTTACACTCAGTCAGAGGCCACCGTCGGGACCAAGACGCAGATTTTTCTGAAACTTGACAGCACCGGGCTGCGCATGGGGACGTACTACCTTTCCGTTGTTGCGGCAGGCAAGGTCGGCTCGGGCACCGGTCAAGTCACAGTCAAGTCCTCGACTTCCAGAACGTTTACTGTGCGCTCGGCGGATCTTCCGGTCGCAATTATCGACCTGCAAAAAGCGATCGATCAGCTGATCTATATCGCCCGTGAAGCAGAGCTGGATTATGTCCGCTCCGCTACGACCGAAGAAGACAAACGTAAAAGGTTTCTCGAGTTCTGGTCCAAACGTGACCCCGATCCTCAAACCCAGCGGAACGAGCTTATGGAGGAATACTACGGCCGGGTCCAGTACGCGAATCAGTCCTTCACACACTACCTTGAAGGATGGCGGACGGACATGGGGATGGTGTTCATCCGGTTTGGAAGCCCTGACAACATCGAACGTCACCCGTTCGATGTCGATAACAAGCCGTATGAAATATGGTACTACTACCAATTGAATCGCCAATTCATTTTTGTTGACGAGACGGGATTCGGAGACTACCGGCTCCGTTATCCCACAACCGATCTGTGGGGAAGGATGCGTTGA
- a CDS encoding BamA/TamA family outer membrane protein, with protein sequence MVAAQSERRVSAIVVTGNSRVSSATIRSWMETKEGGSFLPSDSARIAAGFSSEGFLFAAVDSVRLIPMADSSTVTAVISVHEGKRAFVASVKMEGLKSLEQVDAERLIETQIGTKFVPAILERDVSRLLDSYEQSGFPFAKIEIRDIRFEELKDSVATFLTLAIAEGALAKIRDLRIEGNTTTKTSVITREARLVEGEVLRGGHPMLVKQRLEHMQLFSSVSMPELFVNQDGTVGLLVKVTEGNPNRFDGVVGYVPSGSTGTGGYLTGLVDVQFRNILGTARKLTARWYRETESSQEIELRYREPWIASLPLNGEAGFAQRKQDSTFIRNEYRFSGELMATDELNLGVVFSSERVLPTEGFGVLVASKSHTTSVGVSVSYDSRNDPVTPSSGLRYRTEYQTGVKETQNSLSSSSDHASTQKLAFDLEYDISPVQNQVLSVSLSARNFSSGAVEQSDLFRLGGSNTLRGYREGQFLGSRVAWSNAEYRLLTGPRSYAFGFIDIGYILMPDRAQAGLVQQETNKIGYGAGIRLDTPLGLMGVSLAFGEGDTFSTAKLHIRLINEF encoded by the coding sequence ATGGTCGCAGCCCAGTCTGAACGCCGTGTCAGCGCGATCGTTGTGACAGGGAATTCAAGAGTGTCCAGCGCGACAATCCGTTCCTGGATGGAGACGAAAGAAGGGGGCTCGTTCTTACCGTCGGATTCAGCGCGCATCGCAGCCGGGTTTTCTTCAGAGGGTTTTCTCTTCGCAGCGGTCGATTCGGTACGGTTGATCCCGATGGCAGACAGCTCGACGGTAACTGCCGTGATCTCGGTGCATGAGGGTAAGAGGGCCTTTGTTGCTTCGGTAAAGATGGAGGGGCTGAAATCGCTCGAACAGGTGGATGCCGAACGCCTCATCGAAACACAGATAGGGACAAAGTTCGTACCGGCCATTCTCGAACGTGATGTGAGCAGATTGCTTGACAGCTATGAACAATCGGGGTTTCCGTTCGCGAAGATCGAGATCCGGGATATCCGCTTCGAGGAGCTGAAGGACTCTGTCGCGACTTTTCTGACTCTCGCCATCGCCGAAGGGGCATTGGCGAAGATTCGCGATCTTCGAATCGAGGGGAACACAACCACAAAAACCAGCGTCATCACGCGGGAGGCCCGCCTGGTTGAAGGGGAGGTGTTGCGCGGAGGCCACCCGATGCTCGTCAAGCAGCGGCTCGAACATATGCAGCTGTTTTCCAGTGTCTCAATGCCGGAGCTCTTTGTGAACCAGGATGGGACTGTCGGACTCCTGGTGAAAGTGACCGAAGGAAACCCGAACCGGTTCGACGGAGTCGTCGGTTATGTTCCCTCGGGTAGTACAGGCACGGGCGGATACCTCACCGGGTTGGTTGACGTCCAGTTCCGCAACATTCTTGGAACGGCGAGAAAGCTCACGGCACGATGGTATCGGGAAACGGAGTCGTCACAGGAAATCGAACTGCGCTATCGCGAGCCATGGATTGCATCGCTCCCCCTCAATGGTGAAGCCGGATTTGCACAGAGAAAACAGGATTCGACCTTCATCCGCAACGAATACAGGTTCTCTGGTGAACTCATGGCCACCGACGAACTCAATCTTGGAGTTGTGTTTTCAAGTGAGCGTGTCCTGCCGACGGAAGGTTTTGGCGTCCTTGTCGCAAGTAAAAGTCATACGACGAGCGTCGGAGTGTCTGTCTCGTATGATTCACGGAACGATCCCGTCACGCCTTCGAGTGGATTGAGGTATCGCACCGAGTACCAGACGGGTGTCAAAGAGACGCAGAACTCGCTGTCGTCGTCGAGTGATCATGCGTCCACTCAGAAGCTGGCGTTTGATCTGGAGTACGACATCTCGCCGGTACAGAACCAGGTGCTTTCGGTGAGTCTGTCAGCAAGGAACTTCAGCAGCGGGGCCGTTGAGCAGAGCGACCTGTTCCGATTGGGAGGTTCAAATACGCTTCGTGGGTACCGGGAGGGACAGTTTCTGGGTTCCCGTGTCGCATGGTCGAATGCGGAATACCGGCTTCTGACTGGACCTCGCTCCTACGCATTCGGGTTCATCGACATCGGCTACATTCTCATGCCTGATCGCGCGCAGGCAGGTCTCGTGCAACAGGAAACCAACAAGATCGGATACGGCGCAGGAATACGTCTCGATACTCCGTTGGGACTTATGGGCGTCAGCCTCGCTTTCGGTGAGGGGGACACATTCAGTACCGCAAAACTCCATATACGGTTGATCAATGAATTTTAA
- a CDS encoding phosphatidate cytidylyltransferase: MKSSRFSSLPTRLAVALVAIPVIVWAAMAGSYFFFALVAVISAVSLHEFYVLAETKGAFPQKAVGIAGGFLVNAAFIYERLQVEVFSFFASRGFPLSMFSQLQFLLVTLLVFLLVVLLIELFRQKGSPMMNAGATVFGVMVVSLFFGTLIEIRELFPFGFPVSKFFSVAMAGDLELATISRWGGYTIVSLLASIWICDTAAYFGGLTFGRHRLFERVSPKKSWEGAVFGFVGAVLAMLAARALVLDYLRLQDALILGVIVGIFGQLGDLVESRFKRDANVKDSSALIPGHGGVYDRFDSLVFVAPIVYLYIDFVVLS; encoded by the coding sequence GTGAAATCATCACGTTTCAGTTCACTCCCGACGCGCCTTGCCGTGGCCCTGGTGGCAATCCCCGTCATTGTCTGGGCTGCGATGGCCGGAAGTTATTTCTTTTTTGCCCTCGTGGCCGTGATCTCCGCCGTATCGTTGCATGAGTTTTACGTCCTCGCCGAGACGAAAGGTGCCTTTCCACAAAAAGCAGTGGGCATAGCGGGCGGATTCCTGGTGAACGCGGCATTCATCTACGAGCGGCTGCAGGTGGAGGTATTCAGTTTCTTTGCTTCCCGGGGATTCCCTCTTTCCATGTTCTCGCAGCTGCAATTCCTTCTGGTTACACTTCTTGTCTTCCTTCTGGTTGTTCTTTTGATTGAGTTGTTCCGCCAGAAGGGATCTCCAATGATGAACGCGGGGGCGACGGTATTCGGAGTGATGGTGGTCTCGTTGTTTTTCGGCACGCTCATCGAGATTCGTGAATTGTTCCCGTTCGGCTTTCCTGTTTCCAAATTTTTCAGCGTCGCAATGGCCGGCGACCTGGAGCTTGCCACGATCTCCCGCTGGGGCGGCTACACGATCGTGTCACTCCTTGCGAGCATCTGGATTTGCGACACGGCAGCGTATTTTGGCGGGTTGACGTTCGGGCGTCACCGGCTGTTCGAACGTGTGAGTCCGAAGAAATCATGGGAAGGCGCTGTCTTCGGGTTTGTCGGCGCTGTGCTTGCGATGCTCGCAGCACGCGCTCTCGTTCTCGACTATCTCCGACTTCAGGATGCTTTGATCCTCGGCGTCATTGTCGGGATCTTCGGACAACTTGGGGATCTTGTTGAGTCGAGATTCAAGCGCGACGCGAACGTGAAGGACTCGTCTGCGCTCATCCCCGGCCACGGCGGAGTGTACGATCGATTCGACAGCCTGGTGTTTGTAGCCCCCATTGTGTATCTTTACATTGATTTTGTCGTGCTCTCGTGA